The Pichia kudriavzevii chromosome 3, complete sequence nucleotide sequence TGTTAGACGATTGCTTGGACTTGGAGATTCTGGTGTCATCTACTTCATTCCCCAATTGCAAAGTTTCTCTACCTTCTATATCATGACTGGATTTGACATCCTCATAcaattcatcttcaaaatttggcCTCTCACTCTTATTAGTCTCAACATTATTAGTTCCCGGTGTCAACAAGTTGAGATTATCGCTGTTACTAGCTTGCTCGATTTTATCCTGCCAACCATTTTCTTGTGAACAACTAGCAGGAGTTCCTGCATTTTGCGTTCCATTGCCATCACTTTTCAAATCCTCTAGTAAAGTTTCCATAACTGTTTCCGCATAATTACGATTACTTTTATTGTCACTGTTTTTATTAGGATCCTCATTTTCTAGCCCTCCTGAAGTTTTAACCTCGGAAATACCGACCGTTGGCTGTACATTCGTGAATGAGGGTAATGTGAACCCCGATTTATTAAACGTATTGTTGAATGACATCCCGTTTTATGTATTGTAATTCATTGATAACATCTCAAAGAAAGGATTGTCAGTTTTCCGTGATTGAGCAAATTAATGCACATTCACTTTTAATTTCGAGATATGGCGAGAAAAAGAACACCACACTTTATACCGATTATTTGTATACAATGTTTAATACATGTTAAGATACGACGTTCTCCTAATCTCGTAGAACTGTAAACACTcatattgatgaaaagcAAACTAGTTTGTTATTTATTGTGTTCATTGGTGACGGTATttgctgttgaagaattcatACCATCGAGTGAATGGCAGGTTGTTAAAGACGGCCAACATATCCCACCGGGTTTAGAAATACGATTGGACCTTGAAAATATGCAAAGAGAAGCCAGAATACCATTAGAAGGTGAAAAACAGCTATCGAATATCAAAAACCATGAAATAGTGGTCGTTCAACCTGATTCCGATATTACACGTGCAATTGACGCATTAACCCATGGAGACTACAGTTCCATTGACTATTTAGTTGACGAGTCTTCTGATATTGAACATGGTGTCATTATAGCCAAGAATGCTAATAAATTGTTACCATTGcttgaaatcaaacagCTTAGTCACGATATTTACAAGATAATTGCGGCCTCTTTAAGAAACAATGTTGATGCGCAGCATGAATTCGGTAATATTGTACATATCCAGAAGTTCATGGACGGCTTACTCGATTTACAGGATGTGAGAAAGGAGAATACCAAGATTAAGTTGAGTGTGTTGGGTGCGCTCGTTGGGAATGGTACCTTTCAATTAAACAACGAGTTGAAGACAAAGCTCTTGGTGCTATACGTGCAAGCCAACGAAGAGGCTTTGAGGCACAAAATTATAAACATACTAAATGATGGGGAAGGTGACGTCAAGAGGAGATTCTGCGAAGTTGCGGAAGAAGCTCTTCCAACTGCTACATTAAATAAGAATACATGGTCTGTCCTCCGAGAGTTAGCTAGGCTTAAGCAGGAAGAGCGGAAGCTTTTCAAAGCTGGTTCTAAATTCTTGGACTGGCTAGACGTAAACATCAATCTATTGCGATCTGAGGCTGACACGGTACCTTTGCGGGAGTTGATAAGATACCGGCACGAGGTGTTTGGCAACCGTTTCGGTTCTAGACGGGACGACTTGGACGAGTTGTAATTATTTTAGGTGATGGACACCTGCAGGTACGCGATGGTTCTGACCAATGGCGTGGGCATGTTCCTGGGCGGAAACAACACTAGCGCGTTACGATTGTGCGTGCCTGCGATTCTGGAACTTGTGTCTCTTGGTTTTTGTCTCCTTTTGTCTCGGCGATTATCCTTTATTAGTAAACACTGAGAGATCCGCACCTATTTCTGACGTGGGATGCACACTGTTTTGATTTGACTTCAGACACAGGTACGGATTCAAACGCAAACACAAATAGAACCACACTCACTCCTGAATCTGCTATATATATCCCTACATACAGATATagatatttgaaagatatatatatatgcaTCCAAATCCATCAATAAGAATAAATTGATTCATTTGCTAAACTTCTTAACTCTCTATGCCTAAGAAGTAAGCATGTTTAAAAGTGAGCAATACTACACCGACCTCATAGCCCTTACAGACGATGTCATTGCTACGACAACTGGGAACAATTTAGACtctcaaatcaacaacactTTAGCCTCAGATTACCTGATACCTTCAAACACAGCTACTAGTATACTCACAGATAGTGAAACTTCCTTTTTCACCATCTCCGCTGCTCATAATTCAAACTTGTATCCAAGCAATAAATTTACAGGTGGCGCCACTGCTGCCTCATCCCAATCTTCTTCGGTCTCTCCAGTGTCctcgatttcatcaacatcttaTGCAGGCGCCCCGGGCTCcaatccaaagaaaaacatgctAGTTTGGGGGGTCTTTGGTTCTGCCTTCCTTTTATCACTTCTATGAAACGATTCAGTTACACTTTTTCAAGAACATCTTTTTGCTTTCctgttttccttttacACCTCATGAATTGCATCAGTGATGCTTATTCCACTCCATAATTGCACTCAACGTGTTGGTCCTTTACCTCTGACACTTATATACTATGTATACACTCATAATCTACATGCTCtattcaatttcttgaacttAATCTCGATACGTGTATTCAGAACATAGACCCCAAGCTAATTTACACCACTTCTCAAAGTCACGTGCGCGTTTTGAGGGTTTAGAAAGCccttgaaaaatttcaagcAAGTTTTTGTGTAgtgaaatttttgtttttctcttttagCGCAAGTTTTTAATATAAATAGACTTTACTCTCCCCACCTAGAGCCTCCTACTTTGTCTTCAAAGAACTGGTTCGATCTTCATCCGAAAACAATACAATGGCTCCAATTGTATGTACACATTTAGTACAAACACTACAAAGTCTTTAATAGAATGCCTATCCTACTTAGGGTAGTCGTTTATTTTAAAGCCCTGTAACATTAAAACTTGCTTTTGATGTTTACTATGCTACGTGGATCTGATTAGATTCTCTGTAGTAGGTTTAACAAAATAAACGTAATTCATTCTGTAAAAGTCTTTGTAGGTTCAATTTGTCTTGCTGTGGACAATTACTAACTTAACTCTTTTACAGACCAAGAAGACTGAAAAAGCTACCAGAACTTTCGTTGTTGACTGTGCAACCCCAACTGAAAACGGTGTTTTCGACCCAGAATCCTACGTCAAGTACTTAGTCGAACACATTAAGGTTGATGGCCATCTTGGTAACTTAGGTGACTTAATCTCTGTCTCTGCAGAAGGTTCTAAGGTTGTCGTTGTTTCCTCTACCAAGTTCTCCGGTAAGTACTTGAAGTACTTAACTAAGAGatacttgaagaagaaccaaaTCAGAGATTGGATCAGATTCATCTCCGTCAAGAAGAACGAATACAAGTTGAACTTCTACTCTACttctgttgatgaagaagaagacgaagaaTAATGGTGATGTTTTAATTTGTTAAAATATTCTATAGACAATCTTTAATTAATATCACAAGttcattctcttttctATTATATCTCTGTATACCTCCtagtttttttccttgctTTAACAAAAAATCTTCTTAAGAGTAAGATTTTGGCCATAAAATCAATAGTTCGTATTGGCGAATTTAACAAGAGCCTAGTATTATTGACACCGATGCTTTCTTCGCTTCATAGCGggtgtgttttttttccccatcGTATTATCCGTTGTAGAAGTTCTCTTTCTCGTAAACTTATCATTTTTTTGCATAATTGCTCTGTTTTGACTTGTGCTAATCGTCTAAGGATCGTTAAAACATGTGTGGTAAGTCAGGTACTTCGGATCACATGTTTACGCCATCGCACTTTCCTGCCTCTACAAAGATAAAGGATGTTTCAACAAATGAGAAGCTGCCCATTTCACAAATTCCAAATATAGAAGATGATGCTCTACGCcgaatttcatcatcttcgaCAACGTCTTCGAGGATGAATATAGATGTTATTCCAAGTAAAGATACAACGGACTTTATcgaatttgaatattcGAAACCTAAATATAATCAAACCgaaacaatcaaagaaatcagtCATAATTTTAACAACCTCGAACCGAATTCACCTCAAACTAAACATAATGGTGGTGAGTTGAAACCTACTGCGGATCGTGAATTAATACCAACACGTCAGATTAAACCAAAAGAGTTTGACATAGATGATTCTAgtgatgaggatgatgaaTGGAAAGAGATGGAAACACAGTTAAATTATGGTGATATTTATAACcttaaaggagaaaaaatcGAATTTGCACACAGCAAAGATGACATAACTTACGAAAACAGCGTTCAACAGCAGAAGGAacacaagaagaagaagaaatccaCTTTACAGAAAGTAATGAACTTGggtaaaaatgaaaaggaagagcagttgaaggaaaaatacCGTCGTGctcatttgatgaattccGACACTTCAAACCAAGGATATACCAAGattgatgaagagaaacaagCTAAAAGGTTTGAAGAGATGGATAAAAGGTTTgactttttatttcaaaatgaaaataataatttAAGAAAATTACATAATGCCTCAAGTGCTGAATTAATTACTACTGATCTATTCAAGGCGACGGATGGATTTGTTAGTAATGAcaagtttgatgaaatatTCCAACAAGAAGGACATGATGACAATGAATTGAACCCAGAAATGCAAATGATGTCTACTAAATCAATGCTAAATGATTCACAAAAAATCGCATACGCTGCATTAGTTAAGCTAGTTATAGTTCAATTGAACACTTCCTTAGTTAGCATCAGAGGCTCAAACTCAACCAAAATTCTAAAGAAACTGGCGAAATGTCATACTTCTTTTATGAGATGGTCaataaatataatgaaTGCAATATATAAACATCTTGATATTCAAAACGACCAAGAAATTAATATGATCGAAACTTTAAGTTGTCACGGTGTTGAAAGTTCTGACTTATCTAAAACCTTcaataaaaatatccaaattgAGAACCACTTGAACAAGGAAAACCTTCATATAATAAACTTAAATGGTGCTGAACTTGAATGTGAAAAAAGCCTTGATATTGACATTAAATGGACGCTTATTTGCGATCTTTTTCTGATATTACTTGAAGCATCGGTCTACGATGCAAGATCAAGGACTTTGCTGATCCATTTTGCTGAAGCTATAGGAATTACCGAGGTTGAAATTCTGCAATTTGAGAGAAGAATTACGGACTCTCTCGAGATTGACGAAGcttttgaaattatcaataataatcaaACATGGGATGAATCAGATATCTTAAAAGAGCACAAGAGAAAGgctaaaaataaaagaattgtGAAAATTGCATTAGCCACCGCTGCTGGTGGATTGGTGATAGGTTTGAGTGCAGGTGCCTTGGCTCCAGTAATCGGTGCGGGATTAGCTGCAGGGTTGACAACGATCGGTATATCTGGTACTGGTGGATTTTTGGCTGGTGCTGGTGGTACAGCAATTATCACTACAGCTGGTACAATGACTGGTATGAATGCCGGTAAGACAGCAATGCAACATAGGGTTGGATCTGTTAAAACGTTTGAATTTATACCATTGCATAATAATCGACGCGTCAACTTAATTATTACTGTATCTGGTTGGATGTCTGGTACGATGGATGATATAAGAttaccattttcaactGTTGATCAAGTGATGGGTGATTTGTATTCCTTACTATGGGAACCTGAAATGCTAACAAGTATGGGTCAAACTATCAATATCTTAGCTAACGAGATTTTAACACAAAGTATCCAGCAGATTCTAGGTGCAACTTTGCTTATTACTCTAATGAGTGGCCTACAGTTACCAATGATGTTATCGAAACTTGGATATTTACTTGATAATCCATGGAACAATTCCTTAGATAGAGCTTGGAGAAGCGGTAAAGTTTTGGCAGACACattgagaagaaaaaaattgggCATGCGGCCGATTACCCTAGTTGGTTTTAGTCTAGGTGCCAGATTGATTTATAGCTGCTTGTTGGATCTAGCCAAGAGTGGCGATTATGGtatcattgaaaatgtttaCCTTTTTGGTTCTCCAATTGTAATCCACGAAGACGAAATGGCTCAAGTCAGATCAGTCGTCAGTGGAAGGTTTGTCAATGGATATATGAAACAAGATTGGATTTTAGGATATTTGTTCCGAGCTACTTCCGGTGGATTACGTAG carries:
- a CDS encoding uncharacterized protein (PKUD0C03220; similar to Saccharomyces cerevisiae YOL031C (SIL1); ancestral locus Anc_7.98), producing MKSKLVCYLLCSLVTVFAVEEFIPSSEWQVVKDGQHIPPGLEIRLDLENMQREARIPLEGEKQLSNIKNHEIVVVQPDSDITRAIDALTHGDYSSIDYLVDESSDIEHGVIIAKNANKLLPLLEIKQLSHDIYKIIAASLRNNVDAQHEFGNIVHIQKFMDGLLDLQDVRKENTKIKLSVLGALVGNGTFQLNNELKTKLLVLYVQANEEALRHKIINILNDGEGDVKRRFCEVAEEALPTATLNKNTWSVLRELARLKQEERKLFKAGSKFLDWLDVNINLLRSEADTVPLRELIRYRHEVFGNRFGSRRDDLDEL
- a CDS encoding uncharacterized protein (PKUD0C03230; similar to Saccharomyces cerevisiae YFL034C-A (RPL22B) and YLR061W (RPL22A); ancestral locus Anc_8.31); the encoded protein is MAPITKKTEKATRTFVVDCATPTENGVFDPESYVKYLVEHIKVDGHLGNLGDLISVSAEGSKVVVVSSTKFSGKYLKYLTKRYLKKNQIRDWIRFISVKKNEYKLNFYSTSVDEEEDEE
- a CDS encoding uncharacterized protein (PKUD0C03240; similar to Saccharomyces cerevisiae YFL034W; ancestral locus Anc_8.32), with the protein product MCGKSGTSDHMFTPSHFPASTKIKDVSTNEKLPISQIPNIEDDALRRISSSSTTSSRMNIDVIPSKDTTDFIEFEYSKPKYNQTETIKEISHNFNNLEPNSPQTKHNGGELKPTADRELIPTRQIKPKEFDIDDSSDEDDEWKEMETQLNYGDIYNLKGEKIEFAHSKDDITYENSVQQQKEHKKKKKSTLQKVMNLGKNEKEEQLKEKYRRAHLMNSDTSNQGYTKIDEEKQAKRFEEMDKRFDFLFQNENNNLRKLHNASSAELITTDLFKATDGFVSNDKFDEIFQQEGHDDNELNPEMQMMSTKSMLNDSQKIAYAALVKLVIVQLNTSLVSIRGSNSTKILKKLAKCHTSFMRWSINIMNAIYKHLDIQNDQEINMIETLSCHGVESSDLSKTFNKNIQIENHLNKENLHIINLNGAELECEKSLDIDIKWTLICDLFLILLEASVYDARSRTLLIHFAEAIGITEVEILQFERRITDSLEIDEAFEIINNNQTWDESDILKEHKRKAKNKRIVKIALATAAGGLVIGLSAGALAPVIGAGLAAGLTTIGISGTGGFLAGAGGTAIITTAGTMTGMNAGKTAMQHRVGSVKTFEFIPLHNNRRVNLIITVSGWMSGTMDDIRLPFSTVDQVMGDLYSLLWEPEMLTSMGQTINILANEILTQSIQQILGATLLITLMSGLQLPMMLSKLGYLLDNPWNNSLDRAWRSGKVLADTLRRKKLGMRPITLVGFSLGARLIYSCLLDLAKSGDYGIIENVYLFGSPIVIHEDEMAQVRSVVSGRFVNGYMKQDWILGYLFRATSGGLRRIAGLSPVDGEKFNVENMDCSEHVKGHMQYREAMPKLLRDIGWEVLEDQFVEIEQPNPEEEERQRKLLSEIEKRQHSKKKKTWYNKLWRKKNKEWWEMYEEGEKERESRNKKDNDNDATADTSKPERKTDENEIFSASVDLDALKQEVLKIELEAKKLEEKNTKKNPKTGKANTDQNTPELNSTLQPHSTPNSISNLEVEEPNTIEKQQDIIQLTQSPEKQEKSDIAGLKPFKIRSATHVHKGGASVGVDVVEELHDEYGEYDVPKTEEKLEIMFDDDIKNLEEKIRLQQKDHPGYGVNTGIDYGDEDEFPEDEGNIQFTIQ